Part of the Portunus trituberculatus isolate SZX2019 chromosome 24, ASM1759143v1, whole genome shotgun sequence genome is shown below.
gtgtgtgtgtgtgtgtgtgtgtgtgtgtgtgtgtgtgtgtgtgtgtgtgtgtgtgtgtgtgtgtgtgtgtgtgtttggtttggttaggttaaagtgaacaggggctacgtgaaaggagacacacccaaatatctccacccggccgggaatcctctcggtcctctggcttgtgaagccagcactctaaccagcaccgggcgtgtgtgtgtgtgtgtgtgtgtgtgtgtgtgtgtgtgtgtgtgtttggtttgtgtAACAGCAAAGATCAAGAACATGGCCACCATCACAAGCAGAAAACTATAGTCCAACTCAAATATAAAGGCCGCTCAGGGGGGAGACCTAACGaggattccccggctgcggcgtcgctaaacgtcgcagccccaattGAAGGATTAACATTGAAGTGTGGAGaaacacccatctctctctctctctctctctctctctctctctctctctctctctctctctctctctctctctctctggcttgttacttcctcctgtttcttattattatatacTCTTTTGGGGTGGTGAAAATGCAGGCTGTGTCTTGCAGGCTTGATTGATGCCAGAGCAGATTCGTTGAACAGTTCTCTCACTGACGTTTGTTGCTCTTGCTGTCCGGGCAATAGCTTTGGAGAAATCAATTATAGGCGCTTCCTTTGCCTTctcctctaagcagaacttgttgatGCTGTAAATAACTTCTTTCTCTcgactatgaaggttgcgatggTGAGTAGCGCGGAggagatattcaccttccattgtgagtgagagggaggggaggagtgactcgatttgacctggggattatcagcaGTCAAagaggttgacctcacccatgtccaaccttgaaaagtagcaacgctggagagcagtggtgctacattttgtggtatctatacaaaatcattgtcttcattacactaaaacaatattcaaagctctctatacatccttattagaaatttagaggaatacacttttatgatggttcattaagatgtaagctaataatgagatcgaaacatgtgctacgatgcttggcgatgccgcagccggggaatcaCCACTAGGTCTCCCCCCtgagcggccttcatatttgagcaGAACCATAGGACTGTACacctcaaaataaaataaataataataataataataataataaataaataaaaataaataaatagataaataaattggaTAAGGGGGAGAAGCCGGATAAAACATTGTCAAAAAGTACATAAATAGTGACTCAGGAAATTAATAAGATCGAGTCAGTCCCACAAACTCTCACAGGGTCACAATTCCCCGACACGAAGTACTGTACGTGACCAGACACAGCGGCACCAGTGTCTGCCACGGGTGTCCTTGATCACTGCTACTTAATTATGaccactcacactcacagtCACGCTTCACCAGTAACCAGTCACACTTCACCACATTCAAAACTCCTCCTCACAAGCATTTAAACCCCTATAACATTGAAATACGTAACGAAATTCATTAAATacctttcactactactattactactactacgatcacCACTCAGTCACAGTCACGGTCACCAGTCACGCTTCACCAGTCACTACTCACACCAGACACAAAACTCCACTTTACGAGCATTTAAACccaaaaatcattaaaatagccaacaaaacattaattaatcacctttcactactactactactactactactattaatcaccacacacttcaccaatcaccagtcaccactcaCACTTCACCAAACCCAAAACACCACTCCACAAGCATTTAAACCCTTACATCACTAAAATAACCAACGAAACACTTAATTAAACACCTTTCACAATAGCAACAAGAGAGACGGCTAAGTTACAGGAAATAAATCAGTCAATTCTCACTATCTCCACGTGATTCACCAGTATTCAGTGTAGCGAGCGTCACCTGATAGTGCCctggtggtgttgagggtgATGACATGGCGGGAAGTGGTGTAAAAAGAGGTAATTTTGGTCCGTAGCAGCGCCATTGTGATGAAGTGACCCCCGGCACTCCGGCACCCGTCCGTCCCTCTTGTTTACgagttgccgtgtgtgtgtgtgtgtgtgtgtgtgtgtgtgtttgtaacagGGTACCAAttagcttttatttttatttatttatttattttttatgtaagagggccaccaggagaaaatacagaaatagatGTGGTGTTACAGAATTAtcatgcattattattattgctgttattattattattattattattattattattattattattattattattattattattattactactactactactactactactactactactactactactactactactactactactactactactactactagtgctactttatcagtatcgttattattattatgttagaGATATTGGCCACTAGAGATTTCAGATTTCAGatttatacattttatttaGCCAAATATCATACATCAGACCATAAGTCACAACAGAATATTAAGGATAAGCCTTTTGAGAGCAATCTCTCTTAaaggcccagagagagagagatagatagatagagagagagagagagagagagagagagagagagagagagagagagagagagagagagagagagagagaataaaggtctACTAAGGTGCCATTGCTAAAATAAAGTTCAAGTgccaaaaaagtgaaaaggaggataaaaatggaaagatatCACTGCCTGCCTGACATGTagtgtttaatctctctctctctctctctctctctctctctctctctctctctctcatggccaaTATCTCTAAcgcaaataataatgataataataataaaacaataataataataataataataatagtaataacaataataataatgataataataataatgataaaacaacaataaaaataatgataataataataataataataataataataaataaaaataataacagcaagaacaacaatgataataataataataataataataataataataatagtgtaagacaactatctatttctctctctctctctctctctctctctctctctctctctctctctctctctctctctctctctctctctctctctctctctctctctatctatctatctatctatctatctatctatctacttatttacctATCCATCTACTTACCTGTATATAATTTGCTGTCTATAGACATGTGGCTCCAAATTATCAATATGCTAACTTGGGCATTATGCACTTGTACGTATATATTGctttcatactactactactactactactactactactactactactactactactacgtgtgtgtaattcacctcggtcgtctgctggtcacccagccagtcttccccattacggagcgagctcagagctcatagaccaattttcgggtagggctgagaccacagcgcacacaacacacaccgggacagcgaggccacaacccctcgagttacatcccgtacctatttactgctaggtgaacacaccccacacattaagaggcttgcccatttgcctcgccgcttaccgggactcgaactcgaccctctcgattgtgattcgagtgtgctaaccactacactacgcggtgtgtgtgtgtgtgtgtgtgtgtgcttaggatttttcgtggttctagaaataaattagagaaagagatagacaatATTCCTTGAATCAGAAAGCAAACAGCAACACTGGCAAGTAATACAAGGACAATAAAACAGTGATCTCTTCAGTCTTCACAgtatatttattctctttcttctctcaccacatCCATACAAGTTATAATTTTCCTCTTACTATATATCCAACCTTGCAGAAcacgtggaaaaaaaaggagaaaaaaaaactgacaacaAAACATACAAGCATCCACCACACACAAAATCACCCTTAATAAAGATTCCACACCTAACTTTCTCTTCACACACGACACACTTAGTATTAGATTCTACACCAGCGTCTTGGAGGGAGAGGATCGTGGCCaggtaggaaagagaggaaggcaggagcTCACATCATGACGCTCTAGACTTGCCTTACGATCACGGGTTAAGATGCGTGACTTGAGCATGGCGGTGTAAATAATGTCCCGTAGGATGTGAAGTgattaaggagaaggaaaaaaggtacAGGAAAAGTGTATGGAACTCCTTAATTGCCTTCGAGtgtaagaataagaaaggaaacttgactCTTATTAACTCTACATTGATATAACTCAACAGGACGATTTTACTGAATGcattgtaataataatgctaataatagtaatagcaaggAGAGGAATTGTTCTGATGCCTTTGTaatagagatagaagaggatAATGGTAGGATAATGCTCTCAGAATGCTCTACTGGTGTACCTGTGCGACTAGAGTCAATTCTCACCTATCACTCACACCAGAGTCACCTCCAACACACTCTGCTTCAGGATCAAACGCGTGGCTCGGctggacaagagaaagaaaaaaaaaaaaaaatcaaatggaggaggaacacTTGGCTACGAAACTGATACCATTGGAACTGTATAAATTAACCAACTTTCTATTATTTGTCATCTCCCATTAGTGTTGACATGAAAACTGTATACAATAGTGTGGGTTTGTTTCTCCTATAGAAAACGGGAAGGCACAAATGTTAAGGCACCACCGTAGTATTTGTTTTGTTAGTCTACAGGTGAACATGACCTGCAACTAATTTACAGCCATTGGGTCTGATTGTCTCATTCGTTCACATACAAAATGGAAAACAGATAGACCACTACTAAcagggaggaagacaagaaatagTTGAGTTACTGTTAagacttttccattttctttgattcttTGGCATCCTTTTCTCCAATACGAACGTCTGGATGGGTTTGCGTACTCTGTCTGCTATACAAGTGGCAGGAATGCATACGACAGTCAGTGTTACAAGCAATATACCGTACCTATTACGTATTTCCTCATCTCTATCACTACTGCTTCCTCACGAGCCCACAGAGACGGGGttcggagaggaggaggtggacgagagagttagagagagctTACGTGTCTAGggaatgaggagggagggaaactgAAGCGAATGATAGTCTGTACATCTACACgccaaggaggagagaaagaaactggGTAGCTGCTTAAGgcgaggataaagagaaaacagaagacgAGAATTAAAGTAAAACAGAGAGAATGATTAATTTGAAGCTGAGGAGAAAACTGAGCTGTATTCAGGGGTAAGAGTGAAGAGACATTGAAGTttggagggtaaggaggaggaggtgtatgcAGCTGAGATGAAGCGATTGGAGTCGGAAACCTTCAGTGAGGGCGGGAAGGTAAACAGAAGAAGCTCGTGGTGGCTAGGTTACTATTAAGACTCAGGTTCTGCCGCTTCTTTCGGCGCCTCCTCCTCGACCTTCTTGGTGTCTTCGATGACAGCGGGGCTCTCCTCAGCGGGCTTCTCTTCCTCGGCCTTACTTTCTGTTAAGGATAAGATAGCAAGATAAGTAATTGGGTCTGTTTTTTTATACACtttctgttgcccttagccaattttcctttcctgcataaaaaaaaaatagataaattaacctTACTGACTTGGGAAAGCTGAAAATGATAACTGTTTTGCTAAATGTTAAGAATATAAGATCGTAGAAATAACAAGTTTAACAGTAAGATAAAGTAAACACACGGCATtgactgggaagaagtgaaacaaaaaaaaaagtatatgaatGTGTGAATAGGTATCGTGATTTGCTTCTGTTTTCAGGTATTCTTTGAGAGACTCGTGTGTGGTTATCGATGTAATGAGAAGTCTTGTGCTTATTGCATTACACTGACTCAGGAGACTAAAAGAGCAACAGTGACTTCGAGAGCAATAAATTTAGATGTCAAAGATATTTAAGTGGAAAAAGCAAGtcagtagataaataaataactatcaCTAGCCATTAATGAAAGTAGTAAATGGAAGAACAGTAGAGAGAATTAATAAAGTAGATggataaactgataaagaagtacagagagagagagagagagagagagagagagagagagagagagagagagagagagagagagaagggtaagtcacgtaggaaaataaaagtaggaaaaaaaaaagtaaatggtggaaagaggagagaaacactAAACTAGCTAAACAAAtgaacatcaacacacacaaataaacggAATACTGTCTCGGCTACTCACGCACCATCCTtggcctcctcctgttccttctcctcctccttcttttcctcctccttcacctcctccttcgcctcgtccttcttctcctcctcctttttctcctccttcgcctcctccttggtgtcttcttcctttgcttcctccttcgccgcctcctccttcacctcctccttcgcctcctccttcgcctcctccttcttggtCTCCTCGGCGACCTTGACTTCAGCGGCGTCTGAaagagttattattattgttattattattattattattattattattattattattattattggtggtggtggtggtggtggtgttggtggtggtgctgtcatATCCGAGTCATGTTTCAGTGTTCTATTACTATCGtacgttgtagtagtagtagtagtagtagtagtagtagt
Proteins encoded:
- the LOC123508414 gene encoding gelsolin-related protein of 125 kDa-like, producing the protein MRGEAWQRLRKHEGYIRVAVESRVLSSSERPSLLTHQLPSAHTRTTTAMSSDAAEVKVAEETKKEEAKEEAKEEVKEEAAKEEAKEEDTKEEAKEEKKEEEKKDEAKEEVKEEEKKEEEKEQEEAKDESKAEEEKPAEESPAVIEDTKKVEEEAPKEAAEPES